In Luteimonas viscosa, the following proteins share a genomic window:
- the dapF gene encoding diaminopimelate epimerase has product MHGAGNDFVVLDLRDGASPPAPHLCRALADRHTGVGCDQILTIEPAAGAGSLASYRIWNADGSASAQCGNGARCVAAWLVRAGATREPRFHLDSPAGTHVVDVLGGGRYRVAMGVPRFDPAQVPMLGVAQPQALYETALDEGEHVRFGAVSMGNPHAVIEVDDVDAAPVRTLGPALQVSPLFPQSANIGFAQVVDRGRIRLRVFERGVGETLACGSGACAAVAVLARRGRVDREVVVALAGGELHIAWPDDAAQVAMTGPTAFVFEGEWTA; this is encoded by the coding sequence ATGCATGGCGCCGGCAACGACTTCGTCGTGCTCGACCTGCGCGACGGCGCGTCACCGCCCGCGCCGCATCTCTGCCGCGCCCTGGCCGATCGCCACACCGGTGTCGGCTGCGACCAGATCCTGACCATCGAACCGGCGGCCGGCGCGGGCTCGCTGGCGAGCTACCGCATCTGGAACGCCGACGGCTCGGCTTCGGCGCAGTGCGGCAATGGCGCACGCTGTGTCGCAGCCTGGCTGGTCCGGGCCGGCGCGACGCGCGAGCCACGTTTCCATCTCGACAGTCCCGCCGGCACCCACGTCGTGGACGTGCTTGGCGGGGGCCGCTATCGCGTGGCGATGGGCGTGCCGCGGTTCGATCCGGCGCAGGTCCCCATGCTCGGCGTCGCGCAACCGCAGGCGCTCTACGAAACGGCGCTCGACGAAGGCGAACACGTGCGTTTCGGCGCGGTGTCGATGGGCAATCCGCATGCCGTGATCGAGGTCGACGATGTCGACGCCGCGCCGGTGCGCACGCTCGGACCGGCACTGCAGGTCTCGCCCCTGTTCCCGCAGTCGGCGAACATCGGTTTCGCGCAGGTGGTCGACCGCGGCCGCATCCGCCTGCGCGTGTTCGAGCGTGGCGTCGGGGAAACACTGGCCTGCGGCAGCGGTGCCTGCGCAGCGGTCGCGGTGCTCGCGCGCCGCGGGCGCGTGGACCGCGAGGTCGTCGTCGCGCTTGCGGGCGGCGAACTCCACATCGCGTGGCCCGACGACGCGGCGCAGGTGGCGATGACCGGCCCGACGGCATTCGTATTCGAGGGGGAATGGACCGCATGA
- a CDS encoding DUF484 family protein, protein MDRMSNPERLGAHEVAAWLRRQPKFLQQFPDLALTLVVPREDGPAASLASYQLEVLRDKNRELSRRLHDLFAISQENERLAVRTHQLTLALMRQPDRAGVVRAMAATLEEDFAGDLVRIVLFGAVEGLGGEPWLQVVDRDEPVLAPFADALKAGDPLCGRLHPDKQALLYGARVDEVQSSALLALEGTGLVAVGSSDPNRFYPGMGTLFLRMMGEAFEVALRRFDG, encoded by the coding sequence ATGGACCGCATGAGCAATCCCGAGCGCCTCGGCGCACACGAAGTGGCGGCCTGGCTCAGGCGCCAGCCGAAATTCCTGCAGCAGTTCCCCGACCTTGCGCTGACCCTGGTGGTACCGCGCGAGGACGGTCCTGCGGCATCGCTGGCCAGCTACCAGCTCGAGGTGCTGCGCGACAAGAACCGTGAGCTCTCGCGCCGGCTGCACGACCTGTTCGCGATCTCGCAGGAAAACGAACGGCTTGCGGTGCGCACCCACCAGCTCACGCTGGCCTTGATGCGCCAGCCCGACCGCGCCGGCGTGGTGCGTGCGATGGCGGCGACCCTCGAGGAGGACTTTGCCGGCGACCTCGTGCGCATCGTGCTGTTCGGCGCGGTCGAGGGCCTGGGCGGCGAGCCCTGGCTGCAGGTGGTCGACCGCGACGAGCCGGTGCTGGCGCCCTTCGCCGATGCGCTGAAGGCGGGCGATCCCCTGTGCGGCCGGCTGCATCCGGACAAGCAGGCATTGCTCTACGGCGCGCGCGTCGACGAGGTCCAGTCCAGTGCGCTGCTGGCGCTCGAGGGCACCGGCCTGGTGGCGGTCGGCAGCAGCGATCCGAACCGTTTCTACCCCGGCATGGGCACGCTG
- a CDS encoding YbaN family protein: protein MNRDAPHRPPPDCEAQRYGRFRWAWWLLAYVSLGLGIIGAFLPVMPTTVFVLIAAWAAARGSDRLHRWLHAHPRFGPAIRDWELHGAVSRRAKWLATWAMLFSAGVLVAVMALGGGHRWWMIALPIACMATVGTWLWFRPEPKPETARPDVAED, encoded by the coding sequence ATGAACCGCGACGCCCCGCACCGGCCCCCGCCCGACTGCGAGGCGCAGCGTTATGGCCGCTTCCGCTGGGCCTGGTGGCTGCTCGCCTATGTCAGCCTGGGCCTGGGCATCATCGGTGCGTTCCTGCCGGTCATGCCCACCACCGTGTTCGTGCTGATCGCGGCCTGGGCCGCGGCGCGCGGCTCCGATCGCCTGCACCGCTGGCTGCATGCGCATCCGCGCTTCGGACCGGCGATCCGGGACTGGGAACTGCACGGGGCGGTGAGCCGGCGGGCGAAGTGGCTGGCGACCTGGGCGATGCTGTTTTCGGCGGGGGTCCTGGTCGCGGTGATGGCGTTGGGCGGCGGTCACCGCTGGTGGATGATCGCGCTGCCGATCGCCTGCATGGCCACGGTCGGCACCTGGCTGTGGTTCCGGCCGGAGCCGAAGCCGGAGACGGCGCGACCGGACGTGGCCGAGGACTGA
- the lptM gene encoding LPS translocon maturation chaperone LptM, producing MRISTSILAPLALLLAFNLAACGNKGPLVRPSADEVEDVEDVEAVEPAAEDAPVADPDETTPVEDIPIDDVPVEEADEDADVDTPPPADAGPG from the coding sequence ATGCGCATATCCACGTCGATCCTCGCGCCCCTGGCGCTGCTGCTCGCCTTCAACCTCGCTGCCTGCGGCAACAAGGGGCCGCTGGTACGGCCGAGCGCGGACGAGGTCGAGGATGTGGAGGACGTCGAGGCGGTGGAACCGGCGGCCGAAGATGCGCCGGTTGCGGATCCGGACGAGACGACGCCGGTCGAGGACATCCCGATCGACGACGTCCCGGTCGAAGAGGCCGACGAGGACGCCGACGTGGACACGCCGCCTCCCGCGGACGCCGGTCCCGGCTGA